In Lentilitoribacter sp. Alg239-R112, the following proteins share a genomic window:
- a CDS encoding DUF3168 domain-containing protein yields the protein MAMMAGYLQKAIFQALNSENAITALIGVDNIFDHEIKDAIYPYISIDNWETFDWSTDSEFGEEHLFDVLIYEDKPARENLQNIAQKVVSALHDQPLTLDVGALINLRFESASFAEEGRNKLQIARLKFRAKIEYNT from the coding sequence ATGGCAATGATGGCAGGATATCTGCAGAAAGCAATTTTTCAAGCTCTTAATAGTGAAAATGCGATCACGGCGCTTATCGGTGTAGATAATATTTTTGACCATGAGATTAAGGATGCAATTTATCCTTATATTTCAATTGATAATTGGGAAACATTCGACTGGTCAACAGACAGTGAGTTTGGTGAGGAGCATCTTTTTGATGTCTTAATTTATGAAGATAAACCGGCGCGCGAAAATTTACAAAATATCGCACAAAAGGTGGTTTCGGCACTTCATGATCAACCCCTTACTCTCGATGTTGGTGCGCTGATTAATCTTCGTTTTGAAAGTGCATCTTTTGCTGAAGAAGGGCGTAATAAGTTGCAGATTGCACGATTAAAATTTCGTGCAAAAATTGAATATAATACATGA
- a CDS encoding phage head closure protein, translated as MLMTFIDPGMLRTPLDLQSSTDVMDGQGGVSQNWTTVATLFAHMEPVSAKREVRGRAREANITHKVTIRHREDIKNDMRLLRNGRTLMIHSVHDLDETSRYLICRCEETKR; from the coding sequence ATGTTGATGACATTTATCGATCCTGGCATGTTGCGAACGCCGCTTGACCTACAGAGTTCGACTGACGTCATGGATGGACAGGGCGGCGTGAGCCAAAACTGGACAACTGTCGCGACATTGTTTGCACATATGGAGCCTGTTAGTGCGAAACGCGAAGTGCGGGGTCGCGCACGCGAAGCAAATATCACACATAAAGTTACAATTCGACATCGTGAAGACATTAAAAACGATATGCGCTTGTTGCGAAACGGAAGGACGTTAATGATCCATTCTGTGCATGACCTGGACGAAACATCTCGTTATCTCATCTGCCGTTGTGAGGAGACAAAACGATGA
- a CDS encoding head-tail connector protein, which yields MILILSQPPMAEPVTLPEFKNHLRIDHALEDTLLSSLISTAREYLEKRTGLALMDQEWRLCLDEWPEDRCIQIQKSPIRSIDEVQQFGIDGQPNIVAQNNMLLDGKSSPARLFVGPQLSPEQMMNGIEITFTAGYTSASEVPDALKRAILIHAACLYEFRGVVAPDMQPAAVPNGYDALISQWVRRRI from the coding sequence ATGATACTCATCTTGTCTCAGCCCCCCATGGCCGAGCCTGTCACATTGCCCGAGTTTAAAAACCATCTGCGGATTGATCATGCTTTGGAAGATACGTTGCTTTCAAGTTTGATTTCGACAGCAAGAGAATATCTTGAAAAACGGACAGGCCTTGCATTGATGGATCAAGAATGGCGACTCTGCTTAGATGAATGGCCCGAAGATCGGTGCATTCAAATTCAGAAATCACCTATACGTTCAATTGATGAAGTTCAGCAGTTTGGTATCGATGGACAACCGAATATTGTGGCTCAGAATAACATGCTATTGGATGGAAAGTCATCACCTGCAAGATTGTTTGTCGGTCCGCAGCTTTCACCAGAGCAAATGATGAATGGGATCGAAATTACATTTACAGCTGGCTACACGAGTGCGAGCGAGGTGCCAGACGCTCTTAAGCGAGCCATTCTAATTCATGCCGCGTGTTTATATGAATTTCGTGGTGTTGTTGCACCTGACATGCAGCCAGCAGCAGTTCCAAATGGTTACGATGCGTTGATCTCACAGTGGGTGAGGAGGCGTATCTAA
- a CDS encoding phage major capsid protein yields MTSPEVKSLRKIAPEKKATGNEVALAFDDFMHAFESYKEANDLRLSEMEARVGEDVVTTEKMDRISRFMDDQKRKMDQLAIKGARPALGGMETPIFDSEHKTAFNDYIRKGNEHGLRQIEAKSMSASTDSDGGYLVPDEIDQEIGRRLSALSPIRSISSVRQVSTSVLKKPFAQNGMSVGWVGETDVRPETNSAQLVELQFPTMELYAMPAATSSLLEDAAVDIDSWITSEIEAAFAEQEGATFVNGDGVNKPTGFLSASTVDDASWSWGNLGYVATGADGAFASDPSDALIDTIYSLKAGYRQNAKFVMNRKTQSAIRKFKDADGNYMWQPPAAAGQQAMLQGFSIIEAEDMPDMASNSMSIAFGDFERGYLVVDRAGVSVLRDPYSAKPYVLFYTTKRVGGGIQNFEAIKLMKFGIS; encoded by the coding sequence ATGACCTCTCCCGAGGTGAAATCTCTTCGAAAAATCGCACCGGAGAAGAAGGCTACCGGCAACGAGGTTGCCTTGGCCTTTGATGACTTTATGCATGCCTTTGAAAGCTACAAAGAGGCCAATGATCTTCGTCTTTCAGAAATGGAAGCGCGGGTTGGTGAAGATGTTGTGACAACGGAAAAAATGGATCGCATTTCACGTTTTATGGATGATCAAAAGCGTAAGATGGATCAGCTTGCGATTAAGGGTGCGCGTCCGGCATTAGGTGGGATGGAAACACCAATATTTGATAGTGAACATAAAACCGCATTTAATGATTATATCCGAAAAGGCAATGAACACGGACTTCGTCAGATTGAGGCGAAGTCTATGTCAGCATCAACGGATTCTGATGGTGGTTATCTGGTCCCTGATGAAATTGATCAGGAAATAGGCCGTCGTTTGTCAGCACTATCTCCTATTCGCTCGATCTCATCTGTGCGTCAGGTTTCAACTTCTGTTTTGAAAAAACCATTCGCACAAAATGGCATGTCCGTCGGATGGGTTGGTGAGACTGATGTTCGTCCTGAAACCAATTCTGCCCAGCTGGTCGAGCTACAATTTCCCACAATGGAATTATATGCCATGCCGGCAGCCACGTCCTCACTTCTAGAGGATGCGGCAGTTGATATTGATAGTTGGATAACGAGTGAGATTGAGGCGGCCTTCGCCGAACAAGAAGGTGCAACGTTCGTCAATGGAGATGGCGTGAATAAGCCAACAGGTTTCCTATCTGCATCAACGGTTGATGATGCAAGTTGGAGTTGGGGAAACCTAGGTTATGTGGCAACAGGCGCCGATGGTGCATTTGCATCGGACCCCTCCGATGCGTTGATTGATACAATCTACTCACTCAAAGCGGGGTATCGTCAGAATGCAAAGTTTGTGATGAACCGCAAAACTCAAAGCGCTATCCGCAAGTTTAAAGATGCAGATGGTAATTACATGTGGCAACCGCCAGCAGCAGCGGGTCAACAAGCCATGTTGCAGGGTTTTTCGATCATTGAGGCAGAGGATATGCCTGATATGGCTTCCAATTCGATGTCGATTGCGTTTGGGGACTTCGAACGCGGATACCTTGTCGTAGATCGCGCTGGTGTTAGTGTTCTTCGTGATCCTTACTCCGCAAAACCTTATGTCCTGTTCTATACAACAAAACGGGTTGGTGGTGGAATTCAGAACTTTGAAGCTATCAAGCTCATGAAGTTCGGCATAAGCTAA
- a CDS encoding HK97 family phage prohead protease has product MSVRKNAGKIKFPIENKRAEFSLENISHDGYFSGYASLFGIVDLANDIVEFGAFSKTLERHSSRPVRMLFQHDPDQVIGRWVTIYEDRKGLYVEGQLSLDVVRAKDIHALMLSGALDGLSIGFKTCKSCKDPKTDARHILEADLWEISVVTFPMLPDARVTQVKSEAPLSDAFDTKIAAKIKHAAIRLSSS; this is encoded by the coding sequence ATGAGTGTTAGAAAAAATGCCGGAAAAATTAAGTTTCCGATTGAAAATAAACGCGCCGAATTCTCGTTGGAAAATATTTCACATGACGGATATTTTAGTGGATATGCCAGCCTTTTTGGGATCGTTGATTTAGCCAATGATATTGTGGAATTTGGCGCTTTTTCAAAGACCCTAGAACGACATTCTTCACGTCCCGTACGCATGCTTTTTCAGCATGATCCCGATCAAGTGATAGGCCGTTGGGTGACTATCTATGAAGATCGGAAAGGCCTCTATGTGGAGGGTCAATTGTCTCTTGATGTTGTTCGCGCAAAAGACATTCATGCACTTATGTTGTCTGGAGCGCTTGATGGCCTATCGATCGGTTTTAAAACGTGTAAATCCTGCAAAGATCCAAAAACTGATGCGCGCCATATTTTGGAAGCCGATTTGTGGGAAATCTCTGTGGTGACGTTTCCTATGCTGCCAGATGCACGAGTAACTCAAGTCAAATCTGAAGCCCCATTAAGTGATGCTTTCGATACTAAAATCGCAGCAAAGATAAAACATGCTGCAATACGTCTTTCGTCCTCCTAA
- a CDS encoding phage portal protein, with amino-acid sequence MSWLASIGAWRDRARKNNSMTKSPQISERNEVKSFSSSGLISLHETQNASWSSRNYLSMSREGFMRNPIAHRAIRMIAETAANVSWTLIDGDRVLTDHPALALIKKPNSYSAGADFLETIYGHLLLSGNSFVKCVQTDGDPIELHTLRPDRIRVISDRNGWPSALEYQVGNSKQQFPIDGENGHQILHLKLFHPLDDHMGFAPLEAAMTALDLHNSASAWNKALLDNSARPSGALVYQPKDGGNLSQEQFDRLKTELENGYSGVKRAGRPLLLEGGLDWKAIGLTPKDMDFVDAKNGASRDIALALGVPPMLLGIPGDNTYANYQEANRAFSRLTVLPLVTRIAASMSSWLSEYYDKDIRFEPDADKMSGLASERESLWSRMQNATFLSDEEKRKAVGYQRFDHDS; translated from the coding sequence ATGAGCTGGTTGGCATCAATCGGCGCATGGCGAGATCGTGCGCGAAAAAATAATTCAATGACAAAGAGCCCACAGATAAGCGAAAGAAACGAAGTGAAGTCGTTCTCTTCATCTGGTCTTATAAGTCTGCATGAAACACAGAATGCAAGTTGGTCATCACGTAATTATTTATCGATGTCTCGTGAGGGGTTTATGCGAAACCCTATCGCCCATAGAGCCATTAGAATGATTGCGGAAACAGCTGCAAATGTGTCGTGGACTTTGATTGATGGAGATCGGGTTTTAACAGATCATCCCGCACTTGCTTTGATAAAGAAGCCAAATTCATATTCTGCGGGTGCTGATTTTTTGGAAACCATTTATGGGCATCTTTTGTTATCAGGAAATTCATTTGTCAAATGCGTCCAAACAGATGGTGATCCCATCGAATTACACACATTGAGGCCTGACAGAATTCGAGTGATTTCTGATCGGAATGGATGGCCATCTGCACTTGAATATCAGGTCGGAAACAGTAAACAACAGTTTCCAATTGACGGTGAAAATGGTCATCAGATATTGCATCTCAAGCTCTTTCACCCGCTTGATGATCATATGGGGTTTGCCCCGCTTGAAGCGGCGATGACAGCACTTGATCTTCACAATTCTGCCAGTGCGTGGAACAAGGCGTTGCTTGATAATTCTGCAAGGCCTTCAGGTGCGCTGGTCTATCAACCAAAAGATGGTGGCAATCTTTCACAAGAACAATTTGATCGATTAAAAACGGAACTGGAGAATGGATATTCTGGCGTTAAACGTGCGGGCCGCCCTTTGCTTCTGGAAGGTGGCCTCGATTGGAAAGCTATCGGTTTAACACCCAAAGATATGGACTTTGTTGACGCAAAGAATGGCGCTAGCAGAGATATCGCTTTAGCACTTGGCGTGCCACCCATGCTGCTCGGTATTCCAGGTGACAATACATATGCAAATTATCAAGAAGCCAACCGGGCATTTTCTCGTTTAACGGTGTTGCCACTTGTCACACGTATCGCGGCTAGTATGAGCTCCTGGCTGAGTGAATATTATGATAAAGATATCCGTTTTGAGCCAGACGCGGATAAGATGTCGGGCCTTGCTTCCGAACGAGAATCTTTATGGTCCCGGATGCAGAACGCAACCTTTTTGAGCGATGAAGAGAAGCGAAAAGCTGTTGGGTACCAGCGGTTTGACCATGATTCTTGA
- a CDS encoding terminase family protein, with product MLVNDWQLNARTEQLPPQGDWFIWLLLGGRGAGKTRAGSEWVHNIATCQGHVLDGLNCGRIALVAETLSDAREIMVDGDSGILNIAKHDRPLYQSTRRRLVWPNGAIAQIFSSEDPESLRGPQFDAAWCDELCKWQYPQETWDMLQFGLRLGENPRQLVTTTPKPIALLKAIMADKNTAIVKMRTDDNAENLAKNFLANVRSRYGNTRLGRQELNGEILEDQEGTLWTRDRLDELRLTEMPQLMRIVIAVDPPASSKAQGSCCGIVVVGLNSRGHAIVLKDASIEQATPSQWANITAKCYQDFDADLIVAEVNQGGDMVKSVLHASDAQLPIQMVRASRGKWLRAEPVAALYEQGKVWHLDGLDSLEDQMCNFTHQGLLGGGSPDRLDALVWAVTALLLDKSSKPIIRSI from the coding sequence TTGCTAGTCAATGACTGGCAACTTAACGCGCGTACGGAACAACTACCGCCTCAAGGCGACTGGTTTATCTGGCTGTTATTAGGTGGCCGTGGAGCAGGAAAAACGCGCGCAGGCTCAGAATGGGTGCACAATATTGCCACATGTCAAGGTCACGTTTTAGACGGACTAAACTGCGGTCGAATAGCGCTTGTTGCTGAAACACTGAGTGATGCCCGTGAGATTATGGTGGATGGTGACAGCGGCATCTTGAATATTGCAAAACATGATCGTCCACTTTATCAAAGTACGCGACGACGTTTGGTTTGGCCAAACGGTGCTATTGCGCAAATTTTCTCGTCTGAAGACCCTGAAAGCCTGCGAGGTCCGCAATTTGATGCGGCTTGGTGTGACGAGTTATGTAAATGGCAATATCCGCAAGAGACTTGGGATATGCTGCAATTTGGATTGCGACTGGGTGAAAATCCACGCCAACTCGTGACAACGACACCTAAACCAATCGCATTATTAAAAGCCATTATGGCAGATAAAAATACTGCGATAGTCAAAATGCGAACAGATGACAATGCTGAAAACTTAGCGAAAAACTTCTTAGCAAATGTGAGATCTCGTTATGGAAATACTCGTCTTGGTAGGCAAGAGTTAAACGGCGAGATTTTAGAAGACCAAGAAGGTACGCTCTGGACGAGGGATCGACTTGACGAATTGCGCCTGACTGAAATGCCACAATTAATGCGAATTGTTATTGCAGTCGACCCGCCTGCTTCATCGAAAGCGCAAGGGTCGTGTTGTGGCATAGTTGTGGTCGGGCTAAATAGCCGGGGACATGCCATTGTCTTAAAAGATGCATCAATCGAACAAGCTACACCCAGTCAATGGGCGAATATTACAGCCAAGTGTTATCAAGATTTTGATGCAGACCTTATCGTAGCAGAAGTAAATCAGGGCGGCGATATGGTAAAGTCAGTACTTCACGCGAGCGACGCACAATTACCCATTCAAATGGTTCGAGCTTCACGAGGAAAGTGGCTTCGTGCTGAGCCTGTCGCAGCCTTATATGAACAGGGTAAAGTTTGGCATTTAGATGGTCTGGACAGCCTTGAAGACCAAATGTGCAATTTCACGCACCAAGGACTTCTCGGTGGTGGATCGCCTGATAGGTTAGATGCTTTGGTCTGGGCGGTCACGGCACTACTGCTAGATAAAAGCAGCAAACCGATCATTCGATCTATTTAA
- a CDS encoding YcgN family cysteine cluster protein codes for MTDDLPFWKTKSLDNMNEVEWESLCDGCARCCLNKLEDWDTSEIVWTNVACTLLNDQSCRCNDYANRQKKVSDCVQLTPNEVRELSWLPATCAYRLISENHDLYWWHPLISGDPETVHQAGISARSRTVSEDGMEPEEYEDYIVSWPGETYEDKNQQTK; via the coding sequence ATGACGGATGACTTGCCCTTTTGGAAGACGAAATCACTTGATAATATGAATGAGGTAGAGTGGGAATCGCTCTGTGACGGTTGCGCACGCTGTTGTTTAAACAAATTAGAAGATTGGGATACCAGTGAGATTGTCTGGACCAACGTTGCTTGCACGTTGCTCAACGATCAATCTTGCCGCTGTAATGACTATGCAAACCGGCAAAAAAAAGTGTCAGATTGTGTGCAGTTGACACCAAATGAGGTACGAGAATTATCTTGGTTGCCTGCAACTTGTGCTTATCGTTTAATTTCAGAAAATCATGATCTTTACTGGTGGCATCCCTTGATTTCAGGTGATCCCGAAACCGTCCATCAGGCTGGAATTTCAGCGCGTTCACGAACAGTATCTGAAGATGGAATGGAGCCAGAAGAATATGAAGATTACATTGTTTCGTGGCCGGGCGAAACGTATGAAGACAAAAATCAACAAACTAAATAG
- a CDS encoding PBP1A family penicillin-binding protein, with protein sequence MSELNKKPKFLTRIKLFFLRFDSWIDSSIWGSFRKLSDTWENLTIFSHKFRVTGFKKVLIEVVEEAANLGTVGLVLLLALALPSFEATNGNWRAQDEYSVTFLDRYGNEIGHRGNIREESLPIDQLPEHLVQTVLATEDRRFYQHFGLDFIGLARAMAENARANSVVQGGSTLTQQLAKNIFLTNERTLTRKIKEAFLSLWLEANLSKNEILQLYLDRAYMGGGAFGVGAAAQFYFGKDVQDVTLAEAAMLSGLFKAPAKYAPHVNLPAARARANEVLTNLVQGGMMTEGQVVGARRNPANVIDRGDVESPDFFLDWAYDEVRRIAAGYGQKALVVRTTIDLALQGASEIAVETGLRELGQRYRVGQGGAVVIEHGGAVRAMVGGRDYGRSQFNRATSALRQPGSSFKPYVYALAMENGFTPQSIISDGPITWRGWSPRNYGRSYSGRVDLTRALVKSINTVPVRLARDHLSIPKIAEKAVAMGIQSTVHANKTMPLGTSEVTVLDQATGYAVFPAGGLESNRHGVAQIMNYEGKVLYDHNKDATKPNRVLTEEAANAMNQILSQVPEWGTGRRAKLEGIKTAGKTGTTQAYRDGWFVGYTGNFTSAVWFGNDDFTSTARMTGGSLPAMTFKRIMEFAHQGIELRAIPGIEDALPETFGPLIAVKDDGSDNISLPSRARILNRQAAEALRELMKEFEVTKTTEQQSEKTPDEFAVLNQSTAPVKISQ encoded by the coding sequence ATGTCAGAACTAAATAAAAAGCCCAAATTTCTCACGCGAATAAAACTGTTTTTCTTGCGGTTCGATTCATGGATTGATTCATCCATTTGGGGGTCGTTCAGAAAGTTAAGCGACACATGGGAAAACCTTACAATTTTTTCTCATAAATTTCGTGTTACCGGTTTTAAGAAGGTATTAATTGAAGTCGTTGAGGAAGCCGCTAACCTAGGCACGGTTGGACTTGTTCTTCTACTTGCGCTTGCTCTCCCATCGTTTGAAGCCACGAATGGAAATTGGCGCGCTCAAGATGAGTATTCGGTTACTTTTCTTGATCGCTACGGTAATGAGATTGGACATCGTGGGAACATTCGGGAAGAATCGCTACCTATAGATCAACTTCCTGAACATCTTGTTCAAACTGTCCTTGCAACGGAAGACCGTCGCTTTTACCAGCATTTCGGCCTTGATTTCATCGGTCTTGCCCGCGCAATGGCTGAAAATGCCCGTGCCAATTCAGTTGTTCAAGGCGGTTCAACACTAACGCAACAATTAGCAAAAAACATATTTCTGACGAACGAAAGAACACTTACTCGCAAAATAAAAGAAGCATTTCTTTCCCTTTGGCTCGAAGCCAACCTTTCCAAAAATGAAATCCTGCAACTTTATCTTGATCGAGCTTATATGGGCGGTGGCGCATTTGGTGTCGGAGCGGCCGCACAATTTTACTTCGGCAAAGATGTGCAGGATGTCACTCTTGCGGAAGCTGCGATGTTATCGGGCCTTTTCAAGGCTCCTGCAAAATATGCGCCCCATGTGAATTTACCCGCAGCTCGCGCGCGCGCGAATGAAGTTCTGACCAACCTTGTACAGGGCGGAATGATGACTGAAGGGCAAGTCGTCGGCGCGCGGCGCAATCCGGCAAACGTAATTGATCGTGGCGATGTTGAAAGCCCCGATTTTTTTCTAGATTGGGCCTATGATGAGGTTAGACGCATAGCTGCTGGCTATGGCCAGAAAGCACTGGTTGTAAGAACAACCATTGATCTTGCATTACAAGGTGCATCTGAGATTGCAGTCGAAACAGGCCTACGTGAATTAGGTCAACGCTATCGAGTAGGCCAAGGTGGGGCGGTTGTCATAGAGCACGGCGGCGCAGTACGTGCCATGGTTGGTGGTCGGGATTATGGCAGAAGCCAATTTAATCGGGCAACAAGTGCACTTCGTCAACCGGGTTCATCGTTCAAACCTTATGTTTATGCACTCGCGATGGAAAATGGTTTTACACCACAATCAATTATAAGTGACGGCCCCATTACGTGGCGCGGCTGGTCGCCTCGAAATTACGGACGATCCTACTCTGGCCGCGTTGACCTTACACGAGCATTGGTCAAGTCCATTAACACCGTGCCAGTTCGTCTTGCTCGCGACCATTTGAGTATCCCAAAAATTGCAGAAAAAGCAGTTGCTATGGGCATTCAATCAACTGTACATGCCAACAAGACTATGCCGCTTGGAACATCTGAAGTTACAGTGCTAGACCAAGCAACGGGATATGCTGTATTTCCTGCGGGCGGCCTTGAGTCCAATCGACATGGAGTTGCGCAAATAATGAATTATGAAGGGAAAGTCCTTTATGATCATAACAAAGATGCGACGAAGCCAAATCGGGTGTTAACTGAAGAAGCAGCGAACGCAATGAATCAAATCCTGAGCCAAGTTCCAGAATGGGGCACTGGACGTCGCGCGAAGCTGGAAGGCATTAAAACTGCAGGAAAAACAGGAACCACTCAGGCTTACCGCGATGGTTGGTTTGTTGGATATACTGGCAACTTTACATCTGCAGTGTGGTTCGGCAATGATGACTTCACCTCCACTGCCCGCATGACAGGTGGCTCACTACCTGCAATGACCTTCAAACGGATAATGGAATTTGCACACCAAGGCATCGAGTTGCGGGCAATTCCGGGAATTGAAGATGCATTACCAGAAACATTTGGTCCCTTGATTGCCGTTAAGGATGATGGAAGTGATAATATTTCACTTCCTTCGCGTGCACGGATTCTAAACCGCCAGGCAGCAGAAGCCCTACGTGAATTAATGAAAGAGTTTGAGGTAACAAAGACAACAGAACAGCAATCTGAAAAAACTCCTGATGAATTTGCTGTCCTTAATCAGAGTACGGCCCCTGTGAAAATTTCTCAATAA
- a CDS encoding DUF1214 domain-containing protein, which translates to MLRIPLLILIALAITFLGAVQVSLWALDATRGFGGLSVNGWTAYPDIQTIDADPYAKAHRANDGHLLLGRAEGLVFRADTDQNEQALNARCRYLVEGRVPPSLFWTLRATYPDKTSPELPVGWPSVVNAHKVLKDRNGNISITLSSSAETGNWLALAQNGTFELQLTLIDTPTSNDSGIREFEMPSIVQLECAS; encoded by the coding sequence TTGTTACGTATCCCATTGCTCATCTTGATTGCGCTGGCCATCACCTTTCTAGGCGCCGTGCAAGTTTCACTTTGGGCGCTCGATGCTACACGCGGATTTGGAGGCTTGAGCGTAAATGGTTGGACGGCTTATCCTGATATTCAGACAATTGATGCTGACCCCTATGCGAAAGCCCATAGAGCAAATGATGGTCACTTATTGCTTGGGCGTGCGGAAGGACTTGTCTTTCGTGCAGATACAGATCAAAATGAACAAGCTTTAAATGCAAGATGCCGATATCTGGTTGAGGGGCGCGTACCGCCTTCTCTCTTCTGGACATTACGTGCAACTTATCCTGATAAAACGTCTCCTGAACTGCCGGTGGGTTGGCCAAGTGTGGTTAATGCTCACAAAGTACTTAAAGATCGAAACGGGAATATTTCTATAACGCTTTCATCTTCTGCAGAGACAGGTAACTGGCTTGCTTTGGCTCAGAACGGTACATTCGAACTTCAACTTACACTGATAGATACTCCCACATCTAACGACAGTGGCATTCGAGAATTTGAAATGCCGAGCATAGTTCAGCTGGAATGTGCATCATGA
- a CDS encoding DUF1254 domain-containing protein has translation MTKTIIAIMTGLIGAAVLHILIILVLPLYTGSDAWSKIINLGPENEFHVLANQKNSTGLYNEDIHIQSAACYFDLEAGPVQIVADKSTDMWTFGAFDADANEVFSMSARSSIRGDVNFLIVTRAQILALKSEEPDLVSRSIAIEVSDTQGYVVLRAIAPDFSQVSEARSFLSSASCAIL, from the coding sequence ATGACCAAAACAATAATTGCGATTATGACCGGGTTAATAGGTGCTGCGGTTCTACACATCCTAATCATTCTGGTTTTGCCGCTTTATACAGGCAGCGATGCATGGAGCAAGATTATAAATTTAGGTCCGGAAAATGAGTTCCATGTTCTCGCCAACCAAAAAAACTCTACTGGATTGTATAACGAAGATATCCATATTCAATCGGCGGCTTGCTACTTTGACCTTGAAGCTGGTCCTGTACAAATCGTAGCTGATAAATCAACCGACATGTGGACATTTGGTGCATTTGATGCCGATGCGAATGAAGTCTTTAGCATGAGTGCGCGCTCATCTATCCGCGGAGACGTCAATTTTTTGATAGTTACGAGAGCTCAGATTTTAGCTCTAAAAAGCGAAGAACCTGACCTTGTTTCCAGATCAATTGCCATCGAAGTGTCTGATACCCAAGGTTATGTAGTACTTAGGGCGATAGCGCCGGATTTTAGCCAAGTATCAGAAGCACGTAGTTTTTTATCAAGCGCATCTTGCGCTATTCTTTGA
- a CDS encoding DUF1491 family protein, translated as MRVKSAIYISALTRRLFSDGLAGAIEKKGAEDAGAIFIRVLKRDRSQMLLSPAPQSLTEGETADRCFEIRLENATESEVDQKLAREKSFDSDIWIAEIETDDPERYLKIL; from the coding sequence TTGCGAGTAAAATCAGCAATCTATATTTCAGCCCTCACGCGCCGCTTGTTTAGTGACGGTCTTGCAGGTGCTATTGAAAAGAAAGGTGCTGAGGACGCTGGTGCTATCTTCATTCGTGTTTTAAAGCGCGATCGCAGTCAGATGCTACTCTCACCAGCACCGCAATCACTGACAGAGGGCGAGACGGCTGATCGTTGTTTTGAAATCAGACTTGAAAATGCAACTGAGTCCGAGGTTGATCAAAAATTGGCTCGCGAGAAGTCTTTTGATAGTGATATTTGGATTGCCGAGATCGAAACTGATGATCCGGAGAGATATCTCAAAATATTATAG